From a single Gimesia fumaroli genomic region:
- a CDS encoding response regulator translates to MSSEISLKNSKILIADDNHQNCELLDAYLLDEGYETFMAYDGKETLDKVAEIEPDLILLDIMMPKLSGYEVCTQLKQNEETRDIPILIITALNEMGDIEKSVQAGCDDFLTKPVNRIELTTRVRSLLRVRHLTNERDRLLAYLAEVEGTTKSTSSEA, encoded by the coding sequence ATGTCGTCTGAAATCTCTTTGAAGAATTCAAAAATACTTATCGCAGATGACAACCATCAAAACTGCGAACTGCTCGATGCCTACCTGTTGGATGAAGGCTACGAAACGTTCATGGCGTATGATGGAAAAGAAACGCTGGATAAAGTTGCCGAGATCGAACCGGATCTGATCCTGCTGGACATCATGATGCCCAAACTCAGTGGCTATGAAGTTTGTACGCAACTGAAACAAAACGAGGAAACCAGAGATATCCCCATTCTCATCATTACTGCATTGAATGAAATGGGAGACATCGAAAAATCCGTGCAGGCGGGCTGTGATGACTTTTTAACCAAGCCCGTGAATCGCATTGAACTCACAACGCGTGTCCGTTCTCTCCTGCGTGTCAGACATCTGACCAATGAACGGGATCGACTGCTGGCTTATCTTGCGGAAGTAGAAGGCACGACCAAATCGACTTCCAGTGAAGCATAA
- a CDS encoding glutaredoxin family protein produces MSTIAHKEELPKGLPFLGNFMLFLGLAILALSLTGTEWLPFNMPRSWYQSPAIWKLLALCLSFGGVAVLKQVSSNEMKHAERNRSIQPKEDWMPDEQGQRFETLFVYSKENCPLCEEAAEILEDYAAYLPPAEFVDIYSDPVLVEQFGTCVPVVTIDGKIRFRGRINEVLLRRLIVASPVTKGTKSGCGCNKQSCGCKRPTTKSESTGCGNNCRCA; encoded by the coding sequence ATGAGCACAATCGCACACAAAGAAGAACTTCCCAAAGGGCTCCCTTTTTTAGGGAACTTCATGCTATTTCTAGGCTTAGCGATTCTAGCCCTCTCGCTGACCGGCACCGAATGGCTCCCATTTAACATGCCTCGTTCCTGGTATCAGAGCCCTGCTATCTGGAAATTACTGGCACTGTGTCTCTCCTTCGGCGGGGTTGCTGTCCTGAAACAGGTTTCCAGCAATGAAATGAAACACGCCGAACGCAATCGCAGCATTCAGCCCAAAGAAGACTGGATGCCCGATGAGCAAGGACAGCGATTTGAAACACTTTTCGTTTATTCTAAAGAAAACTGCCCCCTGTGCGAGGAAGCAGCTGAAATCCTGGAAGATTACGCGGCCTACCTCCCTCCGGCAGAATTTGTGGATATCTATAGTGACCCAGTGCTCGTCGAACAGTTTGGAACGTGTGTCCCTGTTGTCACCATTGATGGCAAGATTCGTTTTCGCGGGCGGATTAACGAAGTTCTACTCCGTCGGCTGATCGTCGCCTCTCCTGTGACAAAAGGAACAAAATCAGGTTGTGGCTGCAACAAACAGAGCTGTGGCTGCAAACGACCGACTACAAAATCCGAATCCACCGGATGTGGGAACAACTGCCGATGCGCCTGA
- a CDS encoding serine/threonine protein kinase, with translation MAGKLTAEGFLNLVKQSGLVSVDQLKKLLSEYQEQGIKLGDREPAEIADELIQRTLLTRWQANKLLQGKHKGFFLGKYRLLDLVGKGGMSSVYLAEHVLMRRRCAIKVLPSKRVNDASYLARFHREAQAVASLDHPNIVRAYDVDHEMENDAEIHFLVMEYVDGQDLQEIVSKNGALEFRDAVNYIRQAARGLAHAHEADMVHRDVKPGNLLVDSKGVVKILDLGLARFFHEGEDKSLTIAHDEKVLGTADYLAPEQAIDSHMVDSRADIYSLGCTLYFMLTGHPPFTEGTLAQRLMAHQTKEPPPITKDRPDTPEDLVQILEKMMAKDRDARYQTAEETADALYEWLQNNTDEEWRQNNLSSGLGSGVGLSQAGSDAKDQQKKNPELAAFLSNLKDEPASAKGPGSGEVKQTPSRPQQPAAKPSSDVRDSSVIKEDKISTASTRIAGAEETRQKLEPKPSAPPAKPAAKQTAKPVAKPVAKRAAKQVAKPVKRPVKKAAPVVEALPSDSAVMEAEPDEIEAEVVEEAAPAELSLTSQKWFLPAVVGGGVGLLLIAGVVMFALSGEENAKPQEVKVAPPKEKETEKKAPTPETLPEEIKVGPKEDYKTIAAALKDIQIVFDKTFGVDSKTYTIKVTAGQELKERIQIDNSDLNYPKGITIVAESGKPVILAPDGPEAVIQLKGIEGLAIDGFLIRAQGKKVAVELSEFLVGTKLKNLKINDFQETGILARGISGLGNLPFLLENVRLKAGSPQAVGLDFTGDTNSSIVMSNVRCLNAMQTGLRFSSSVRDTQIKESIFSESSTGIRFESLGQDLTNLKLTNNTFFIVKSGIVFSVMPGPGSETIQISRNLFAAIEGPEAKVEQQNDPKVWAKILTAQENESSRTAPTPVPADELDLFKNKGKRGDANLSNFVSTTPGDEKFLSPAPDNPARKVAGTPGGMKPYVGAVGP, from the coding sequence ATGGCAGGAAAACTAACGGCCGAGGGTTTTTTAAACCTGGTTAAACAAAGCGGTTTGGTTTCGGTCGATCAGCTGAAAAAACTCCTCTCCGAATATCAGGAACAAGGGATCAAGCTGGGAGATCGCGAGCCGGCTGAGATCGCTGATGAACTGATTCAGCGTACTCTTCTGACGCGCTGGCAGGCGAATAAGCTGCTGCAAGGCAAGCACAAAGGTTTTTTCCTGGGGAAATACCGTTTGCTGGATCTGGTCGGCAAAGGGGGCATGAGCTCGGTCTATCTGGCGGAACATGTTCTGATGCGTCGCCGCTGTGCGATCAAAGTGCTGCCATCCAAACGCGTGAACGACGCCTCTTATCTGGCGCGGTTTCATCGCGAAGCGCAGGCGGTGGCCTCGCTGGATCATCCGAATATCGTGCGTGCTTACGATGTCGACCATGAAATGGAAAATGACGCCGAGATTCATTTCCTGGTCATGGAATATGTAGACGGACAGGATTTGCAGGAGATTGTCTCAAAGAACGGCGCGCTCGAGTTTCGTGATGCCGTCAATTATATTAGACAGGCAGCGCGCGGATTAGCCCACGCACATGAAGCCGATATGGTGCACCGCGACGTGAAGCCGGGCAACCTGCTGGTTGATTCCAAAGGTGTCGTCAAGATTCTTGATTTGGGGCTGGCCCGTTTTTTTCACGAAGGCGAAGACAAATCGCTGACGATTGCCCATGACGAAAAAGTACTGGGAACGGCTGATTACTTGGCGCCCGAGCAGGCGATCGACAGTCACATGGTCGATTCCCGGGCCGATATTTACAGCCTGGGATGTACGCTCTACTTTATGTTGACCGGACACCCCCCCTTCACCGAAGGCACGCTCGCGCAGCGGCTGATGGCACATCAAACCAAAGAACCACCGCCGATTACCAAAGACCGCCCTGATACTCCAGAGGATCTGGTTCAGATCCTGGAGAAGATGATGGCGAAAGATCGCGATGCACGCTATCAGACGGCCGAAGAAACTGCCGATGCGCTGTATGAATGGCTGCAGAATAATACCGATGAAGAGTGGCGGCAAAACAATCTGAGTAGTGGCCTGGGGTCTGGTGTTGGTTTATCGCAGGCGGGATCCGACGCTAAGGATCAACAGAAAAAAAATCCGGAACTGGCTGCCTTTCTCTCCAATCTGAAGGATGAACCAGCGAGCGCCAAGGGGCCGGGCTCCGGTGAAGTCAAACAGACGCCGAGCCGTCCACAGCAGCCGGCTGCCAAGCCCTCTTCGGATGTCCGTGATTCATCAGTCATCAAAGAGGATAAAATCAGTACTGCGTCGACGCGAATTGCCGGAGCAGAAGAGACAAGGCAGAAACTGGAACCGAAACCGTCTGCTCCCCCTGCAAAGCCAGCAGCAAAGCAGACAGCAAAACCTGTCGCGAAGCCCGTCGCAAAACGAGCTGCAAAGCAGGTTGCCAAGCCGGTGAAACGCCCTGTGAAAAAAGCGGCGCCGGTGGTCGAAGCCCTGCCTTCCGACTCGGCTGTGATGGAAGCGGAGCCCGATGAAATCGAAGCAGAAGTTGTCGAAGAGGCAGCGCCGGCTGAACTCTCACTGACCAGCCAGAAATGGTTTCTCCCTGCCGTCGTTGGCGGCGGAGTGGGTTTGCTGCTGATTGCAGGTGTGGTGATGTTCGCGCTGTCCGGGGAAGAGAATGCAAAGCCACAGGAAGTCAAAGTCGCCCCTCCGAAAGAAAAAGAAACAGAGAAAAAAGCTCCGACTCCAGAGACACTGCCTGAGGAAATTAAAGTAGGTCCGAAAGAAGATTACAAAACGATTGCCGCGGCTTTGAAAGACATTCAGATCGTCTTCGACAAAACCTTTGGCGTCGACAGCAAAACATATACGATCAAAGTGACCGCAGGACAGGAACTGAAAGAACGCATTCAGATCGATAATTCGGATCTGAATTACCCTAAAGGAATTACGATTGTCGCTGAAAGTGGAAAACCGGTGATCCTGGCACCGGATGGGCCAGAAGCGGTGATTCAACTGAAGGGCATCGAAGGGCTGGCCATCGATGGTTTTCTCATTCGAGCGCAAGGGAAGAAGGTCGCGGTTGAACTGTCTGAATTTCTGGTTGGTACGAAACTGAAAAACCTGAAAATCAATGATTTTCAGGAAACGGGCATTTTGGCAAGAGGCATTTCCGGATTAGGGAATTTGCCATTCCTGCTGGAGAACGTGAGACTCAAAGCGGGAAGTCCTCAGGCGGTCGGACTCGATTTCACCGGTGATACGAATAGTAGTATTGTGATGTCCAATGTGCGTTGTCTGAACGCGATGCAGACAGGCCTGCGGTTTTCCTCCAGTGTCAGAGACACTCAGATCAAAGAGTCGATCTTTTCTGAATCGTCGACCGGCATCCGTTTTGAGTCTCTCGGACAAGACCTGACGAATCTGAAATTGACCAACAACACGTTTTTTATTGTAAAATCGGGAATCGTCTTCTCTGTCATGCCCGGGCCCGGTAGCGAAACAATTCAGATTTCGCGCAATCTGTTTGCCGCCATTGAAGGTCCTGAAGCGAAAGTCGAGCAGCAGAATGACCCCAAAGTCTGGGCCAAAATTTTAACGGCGCAGGAAAATGAATCGTCCCGTACGGCACCCACACCTGTGCCCGCTGATGAACTGGACCTGTTCAAGAACAAAGGCAAACGAGGAGATGCGAATTTGAGCAATTTCGTTTCGACCACTCCCGGCGATGAGAAATTCCTCTCCCCTGCCCCGGATAATCCAGCCCGCAAAGTCGCTGGCACGCCCGGCGGCATGAAACCGTATGTAGGTGCCGTTGGTCCGTAA